Proteins co-encoded in one Prunus persica cultivar Lovell chromosome G6, Prunus_persica_NCBIv2, whole genome shotgun sequence genomic window:
- the LOC109949784 gene encoding uncharacterized protein LOC109949784: MHEEQQLHDEEKKGSDALQQAGKVRGQNAQSAMDVEVLCTDHLRKSSDTRDSSSEAVTLCKPGKTHALIRDEAQDLSSDDLKATETPHLSRSLPYLDLSVIPTDSCGTVECNVDLHLSSQKQPDLAAPKTMWSLDSTSRNNAIVLHELSPP, from the exons ATGCATGAAGAACAACAACTGCAtgatgaggaaaaaaaaggcagTGACGCCTTACAACAGGCTGGAAAAGTTCGTGGCCAGAATGCTCAAAGTGCAATGGATGTTGAAGTTCTTTGCACGGATCATTTAAGAAAAAGTAGTGATACTAGAGACTCCTCTTCTGAAGCTGTAACTCTATGTaaaccaggaaaaacccatgCATTGATAAGAGATGAAGCTCAAGATTTGTCAAGTGATGATCTTAAAGCAACAGAAACCCCTCATTTAAGCAGATCACTTCCTTATTTGGACTTGTCTGTTATCCCCACTG ATTCGTGTGGCACTGTGGAATGCAATGTTGACTTACACTTGAGTTCTCAGAAGCAGCCTGACCTGGCTGCACCAAAAACTATGTGGTCCTTGGATTCTACTAGCAGAAATAATGCCATTGTATTGCATGAACTGTCTCCTCCATAA
- the LOC18775107 gene encoding protein MAIN-LIKE 2, protein MEALDIEALDMEAPALALAPVPAPAPHTPHEPLNNLVRWPITEELREALTGIGLGFFERFKFQMRLDCTMLNALLRHYDRNLKCFIFNGNSLYFSLVDVLLITGMPIDGRPVIGRIGKTENLFFNAFGIDPPPESLDGGRIRLSWLREKYSNNPVRPDEDGWAHYLRAYIMYVIGSYLIPDDCTGLVSAQYLGLLDNLQEVGSYAWGAAAWASLYNSLDRGIVNGLAYALMVFAIEHIKPLRIELIGETVDLPMECPLMVSWSHLLHKRLKANTVPKFGVYMQILGNVTDENFVQRPYERLSHTLLREGYERYALQLAKACSVTLCINYHIVVPHKPNNYARQFGFENIDLDSIPELPDVVVEVRKKGPKKDLNLADHGHFPLYINSWLGRFPLRGPRIAGLVGPPYAVELLALDAPDVPVQALHDNPPQSPHNGLVLAPRDGEPLMETACKTTSNAQSFNDSSIARTKPKRDVRKPIMFQDEYSR, encoded by the exons ATGGAAGCTCTAGATATTGAAGCTCTAGATATGGAAGCTCCGGCTCTAGCTCTAGCTCCAGTTCCGGCTCCGGCCCCACAT ACGCCACATGAACCGTTGAACAATTTGGTGCGTTGGCCAATAACTGAGGAACTTAGGGAGGCATTAACTGGGATAGGTTTAGGATTCTTTGAGCGTTTTAAGTTCCAAATGAGGTTGGATTGTACCATGCTAAATGCTTTGCTACGACACTATGATCGTAATTTAAAGTGTTTTATCTTTAATGGTAATTCACTCTATTTTAGTTTAGTAGATGTCCTTCTCATCACCGGTATGCCGATCGATGGTAGACCGGTTATTGGTAGGATAGGGAAAAccgaaaatttattttttaatgcttTTGGTATCGATCCTCCTCCAGAGTCTTTGGATGGAGGGAGGATTAGGCTTAGTTGGttaagagaaaaatatagtaataACCCAGTACGTCCAGATGAGGATGGGTGGGCACACTATCTTAGAGCCTACATCATGTATGTCATTGGGTCATATTTAATACCCGATGACTGCACTGGATTAGTTTCTGCCCAGTATTTGGGGCTCTTGGACAATCTTCAGGAGGTTGGTAGCTATGCGTGGGGCGCAGCCGCTTGGGCGAGCTTGTACAACTCTTTGGATCGAGGAATCGTAAACGGCTTGGCCTATGCTCTCATG GTATTTGCAATAGAGCATATAAAGCCACTACGTATAGAGCTGATAGGGGAGACAGTGGATCTCCCGATGGAGTGTCCATTAATGGTGTCGTGGTCCCACCTTCTCCACAAACGCTTGAAGGCGAACACAGTTCCCAAGTTTGGAGTCTACATGCAAATTTTGGGGAACGTGACTGATGAAAAT TTCGTACAGCGGCCTTATGAGAGGCTTAGCCATACTCTTCTAAGGGAGGGTTATGAGCGTTATGCCCTTCAGCTGGCTAAGGCATGCTCAGTGACTCTGTGCATCAATTATCACATAGTCGTCCCTCACAAACCAAACAACTATGCTAGGCAGTTTGGTTTCGAGAATATAGACCTGGATTCGATTCCAGAGCTTCCTGATGTGGTGGTTGAAGTAAGAAAGAAGGGGCCAAAGAAAGATTTAAATCTTGCGGACCACGGACACTTTCCCCTGTACATTAACAGCTGGCTTGGCAGGTTTCCTTTGAGAGGGCCACGAATAG CTGGTTTGGTAGGTCCTCCCTACGCTGTGGAATTGCTGGCGCTTGATGCACCTGACGTGCCTGTGCAGGCCCTTCATGACAACCCACCGCAGTCCCCGCATAACGGGCTTGTGCTTGCCCCTCGTGATGGAGAGCCATTGATGGAGACAGCTTGCAAAACTACTTCCAATGCCCAATCATTTAATGATTCTAGCATTGCAAGGACTAAGCCCAAGAGAGATGTTAGGAAACCTATCATGTTTCAAGATGAGTATAGTCGATGA